Proteins encoded together in one Salvelinus fontinalis isolate EN_2023a chromosome 6, ASM2944872v1, whole genome shotgun sequence window:
- the LOC129857089 gene encoding protein S100-A16-like: MESAIQTVVGVYLKSAKGKDSLGDKDFQGLVNKQLGNIMTGTDSSSAVKEMRKGLDENKDGKVSFQEYMTLIGYVANTLSEQRTAANTPAS; encoded by the exons ATGGAGTCGGCCATCCAGACAGTGGTAGGAGTGTATCTGAAGTCTGCCAAAGGGAAGGACAGTCTCGGAGATAAGGACTTCCAGGGCCTCGTCAATAAACAGCTCGGCAACATCATGACT GGAACAGACAGTTCCTCTGCAGTGAAGGAGATGCGTAAGGGATTGGACGAAAACAAAGATGGGAAGGTCAGCTTCCAGGAATACATGACTCTGATTGGCTACGTGGCAAACACCCTCAGCGAGCAGAGGACTGCAGCCAACACACCTGCCTCATAG